AGCAGCTTTTTTGCGCTTTATCTGGGCCCAATGAGAATGTCCTGCCATGATTCACCTCTCCTTTTTTAGAGCTTTCGAAATCTTAGCCAGTTTTACACTTTTTTGCAAAAAATACCCGGAAATATCAATTCTTTGAAGCCTTAACCAAATTTTGACACTGCGTTTCAGGAGTTCGCTTTGCCATAGACACCTTTCAAAGGATTGGCCAATAAATAACAGCTTTTTTATTGATAAAAACTATTTGACTAATTTTTTGTTCCGATATAGAAAGTTTTTTCGTTTCAGAAAAGAGGAGGTGCTATGAAAAGGCGAGAGTTTTTAAAGTTAAATGTGGCGGGCTTTGTTTGTTGGGTAGCAGCTTCTCTTGAGGTCCCCAGGGTTTTTGCCAAGGCCTCTTTTAGGCCGGTTCTTATTTGGGATAAGTCCCGTTGTTTGGGTTGCAGGGCCTGCATGGCCGCCTGTCAGCTTGAGCGGGGCTATGAGCCGGAAGAAATGGTGTTAAAGCTCAACCCCTACGAAGAGGGGACGCCCCCTGAGGTTAAAGTTTCTTTTAAGCGCGAAGTTTGTCGGCAGTGCCAAGAACCCACCTGTGTTGAAGCTTGTGCGCAAAAGGCCCTCTCGCGTCTTCCCTCTGGAGTTGTTGAAGTAAATCAGGAACGCTGTGTGGGTTGCGGTGATTGTGTGGAGGCCTGTCCCTATCAAGGGGTTTCTCTTTTTGAAGGAAAGGCGATCAAGTGTGACCTTTGCCTTGATTTGGTTAAAGAGGGCCAGTGGCCCCGGTGTGCTGCTGTTTGTCCTTCAGGGGCCCTTGTTTTTGGCAACCTGGCTTCTCCAACAGGTGCCCTTGCCAAACTTCTTGCTGCTAATCCAGCCCTTTTAGATGCTTTGAGGCGTCATCTTAACATAGCGGTGCCCAAGGGAGCGCCTGATAAACCCGATCTTATTGCAAAGGAGCCTCATCTCCCTGAAGGTGTGCGCCTTGCCTATACCACCTGTCTTGCGTGTAATGCCAGGTGTGGCCTGCGGGTTTGGGTAAAAGACGATGAAGTCATCCGCGTGGAAGGAAACCCCTATCATCCTTACAACCGCGCAGGCAAACATATTCCCTACGAAACTCCCCTTAAGGATGCGATTCTTGAAAAAGCAGGCATTTGTGCCAAGCCGCTTTTTGATAACGACTATTTGAAAAACCCTTATCGCATTCGGGTCCCTCTTAAACGAAACGGCCCAAGGGGTTCAGGTAAGTTTGTGCCTATTTCCTGGGAGACCTTGATTAAAGAGATCGCAGAGGGAGGTAAACTTTTTGCCCATCTTGGGGATGATACTTATTACCCCGGGATAAAAGACGTTCTCTCTGATAAGCCCATTGACCCTTCCGCCCCGGAGCTTGGTCCTAAGCGCAACCAATTGATATGGATTACCGGGCGCTCTCAAGCAGGGCGTAAACACTTTATAAAGCGTTTTGTTAATCAGGCTGTTGGTTCCAAAAACTGTATCGGCCATACTGACATCTGCGGTCTTGGTTTTCGCATGGGTAACTACGCTTTCTCCGACGGCAAACAGGTAGAATTCAAAGCCGATTTCTTGAATGCCGAATACATTCTGGTCTTTGGGGCCAACCTTTATGCTGCGCTTCAGCCAAGCCTCACCTTTGTGGGAAGTATCCTTGCTGACCGGGTTGCCCAGGGCAAGCTAAAGTTCGTGGTGATAGATCCCAGGGCCCATGAAGCTACGCATAGTGCCGCAGAATGGATCCCTGTTAAACCTGGTAAGGATGGTGCCCTTGCCCTGGGGATTTTACGAGTGCTCTTAGAAGAAGGGCTCTTTGACAGGGATTTTCTTTCAATTCCCAGTCTTGATGCCGCGAAAAAGAAAATACGCAATGTTTTCACTAACGCCACCCATTTGGTTGTTCTTGAGGGAGACGAAGCCGGCCGTTTCTTGCGGGCCAAGGACCTTCCAGGTCTTTCTGGTGATGAACCGGTGGTGGTTAAAGACGGGCGCCTTGTGCCGGCAAGCAAGTGTTTAACCGCACAACTTGAATGGGAAGGCGAAGTTTCTGGCAAAAAGGTAAAAACAGCCTTTTTGCTCTTTAAAGAATCGGTTTTTAAGCATCCGCTTTCTTTTTACGCGCAAGAATCAGGCGTTGACGAAGGCACCATCAGACGACTTGCCCATGATTTTGCCAGGCATGGTGCAAAAAGTGTGGCCTTTGCTTATCACGGGGGCGGAAACTATGTAGGCGGGGCCTATGCCAGCTACGCTATAGCGCTTTTAAATGCCTTGGCTGGCAATGTGAACCTTAAAGGCGGCTACCTCTGCCCTGGGAAAGGTGCGGCTCCCTGGCGCAAAGGCTTGTATGACCTTAAAAAATTCCCGGGAGCTAAAAAGCCTAAAGGGATAAAGATTTCGCGCGAAAAAGCCGCCTATGAAAAAACAAGCGAGTTTCGCAAAAATGGCTATCCCTCAAAGCTTCCGTGGTTTCCTTTTACCAAAGGAGGGCTATCACTTTCGGCTCTAGCAGGAATTGACCAGGCCTATCCCTATCCTGCCAAGATCCTTTTTACGTATTTTTACAATCCCGTTTACACTACTCCTGGCGGCAGGCGGTTTATAGAAACACTCAAGTGCACTAAGCGAGTCCCCTTGCACGTTTCCATTGACGTTACCGTTAACGAAACCAATATCTACGCGGATTACATTGTCCCGGACATTACTTATCTTGAGGGGCAGTATGGCTTTTTAACACCTCATGCCCCTGGCGAGAAGTTTACCGCGGTGCGCACACCGCTTGTGCTACCTAAAACCGGCCAGACCAAAGACGGCAGACCCTTTTGCCTGGAAACCTTCCTGATAGACCTTGCGGTTTATCTGGGGCTTCCAGGATTTGGCCCAAAGGCCATCCCTGGAAAAGACGGCCTTTATCCTCTTTATCAGGCGGAAGACTACTACCTGAGAGGGATCGCTAACTTGGCTTATAACGCCAAAGTCAAGCCTGCCTCAAAGGAAGAACAAGACTTTGTCGCCAAAAACTATCTTGTGGCACAATTTGAAGACTTGCTCCCTGAAGATGAATGGCAAAGGGTATGCACGGTGCTTGTGCGTGGCGGGGTCTTTTATCCGTCTGATACCGTGTTTGACTCCCGTGGGAATTTCAAAGCAGGGATCCCCAAGGTTTGCCTTTGGAACGAAAAACTTGCTCTTAGTCGCAACAGTCTAACGGGGAACCCTTTCTGGGGCACCGTACGCTATGAAATCTCCCGTGACGCCTTTGGTAGTAGCATCGCAGAGCTTGATAAAGACTTCCCTCTTACGCTTATTAGTCACAAGACGGCCCTTCACACCCAGTCACGAACGATTTGCTATCGTAAGGCCCTGGTTTACGAAGGAGAGCCTCATCTCCTACTAAATCCAAAAGATGCCAAACGCCTTGGTTTAAAGGACGGGCAAAGCGTAAGGGTGTGGTCCCGCTCTTTTAAAGAGGGTTTAAAGGCAAAGGTAAAGATTTCTTCTCTCGTGCGTCCTGGATGCAGCGTTTATCCCTTTCATTACGGACACACCCAGCATGGAGCTTCTTCTTTAATAGTTAAAAACGGCTCCCAGGTCTTTTTAGGGGGTGCGGCGATTTTTGACGGCATGCGCCTTATCCCGGATGAAAAAAGAAAAATAGGCTTTAACCCTAACGTTCTTAGTCGTTTAGACGAGAGTCTTTTTAATCTTCCCTTGGTGGACCTTTTAGGGGGTATCCCCGATTTCAGTAGCACGCGTATAAAAATTTCAAAAATTTAAGGAGGTTTGTTTATGAAGAGGTATTTGCTGGGAATCTGGTTGATTTTTATGGTGTTTGCCTTTGCCACGCAGGCCTTGGCAGCAGAAGCTACTTATTTGCTTAAGGCAAAGGTAAAAGTTGGCCCTATTTCCAAGGCCAAGCTGATTGAAATCTGGATTCCCGTCCCACCTGATGATGATTTTCAAAAGGTAGAGAGCCTTGATGTTTCTGCCCCCATGTCTTTCATGGTGACCAAAGAGCCTGAATACGGCAACAAATTTGTCTATTTGCGCAAAGAAGGGCCTTTGCCAAAAGGTGCCGAAATTATCATTCGCGCCAAAGTGGTGCGCAAAGAGGTCGCACCTACTCCCTGGCCTGAGCGCTTGCCGGTAAGGTATTTGCTTTCTGATAAGCTTGTTCCCATAGAAAGCTTGGCCAGCCTTTCTAATGAAATCTGCAAGGGCAAAAAGACCCAAGAAGAAAAGCTGCGTGCTATTTACGACTACGTTGTATCTCACATGAAATACGACAAAAGCGGCAAGGGATGGGGAAGAGGTGATGCCATCTGGGCCTGTAGTGCCAAACGTGGTAATTGCACAGATTTTCACAGCCTTTTCACCGCTCTTGCCAGGGCCCAGGGGATACCTGTCGTCTTTAATATGGGGCTTCCCATTCCTCCTAAAGGCGGAGTGATTAAAGGTTATCACTGTTGGCTTTGGGCCTTCCCTGATGGCAAGCTTTATGGCATTGACGCCTCTGAGGCTGCTAAACACCCTGAAAAGAAGGAATATTTCTACGGTCATCTTTGCGAAAACAGAATTCGTCTAACA
Above is a genomic segment from Thermodesulfatator atlanticus DSM 21156 containing:
- a CDS encoding molybdopterin-dependent oxidoreductase, producing the protein MKRREFLKLNVAGFVCWVAASLEVPRVFAKASFRPVLIWDKSRCLGCRACMAACQLERGYEPEEMVLKLNPYEEGTPPEVKVSFKREVCRQCQEPTCVEACAQKALSRLPSGVVEVNQERCVGCGDCVEACPYQGVSLFEGKAIKCDLCLDLVKEGQWPRCAAVCPSGALVFGNLASPTGALAKLLAANPALLDALRRHLNIAVPKGAPDKPDLIAKEPHLPEGVRLAYTTCLACNARCGLRVWVKDDEVIRVEGNPYHPYNRAGKHIPYETPLKDAILEKAGICAKPLFDNDYLKNPYRIRVPLKRNGPRGSGKFVPISWETLIKEIAEGGKLFAHLGDDTYYPGIKDVLSDKPIDPSAPELGPKRNQLIWITGRSQAGRKHFIKRFVNQAVGSKNCIGHTDICGLGFRMGNYAFSDGKQVEFKADFLNAEYILVFGANLYAALQPSLTFVGSILADRVAQGKLKFVVIDPRAHEATHSAAEWIPVKPGKDGALALGILRVLLEEGLFDRDFLSIPSLDAAKKKIRNVFTNATHLVVLEGDEAGRFLRAKDLPGLSGDEPVVVKDGRLVPASKCLTAQLEWEGEVSGKKVKTAFLLFKESVFKHPLSFYAQESGVDEGTIRRLAHDFARHGAKSVAFAYHGGGNYVGGAYASYAIALLNALAGNVNLKGGYLCPGKGAAPWRKGLYDLKKFPGAKKPKGIKISREKAAYEKTSEFRKNGYPSKLPWFPFTKGGLSLSALAGIDQAYPYPAKILFTYFYNPVYTTPGGRRFIETLKCTKRVPLHVSIDVTVNETNIYADYIVPDITYLEGQYGFLTPHAPGEKFTAVRTPLVLPKTGQTKDGRPFCLETFLIDLAVYLGLPGFGPKAIPGKDGLYPLYQAEDYYLRGIANLAYNAKVKPASKEEQDFVAKNYLVAQFEDLLPEDEWQRVCTVLVRGGVFYPSDTVFDSRGNFKAGIPKVCLWNEKLALSRNSLTGNPFWGTVRYEISRDAFGSSIAELDKDFPLTLISHKTALHTQSRTICYRKALVYEGEPHLLLNPKDAKRLGLKDGQSVRVWSRSFKEGLKAKVKISSLVRPGCSVYPFHYGHTQHGASSLIVKNGSQVFLGGAAIFDGMRLIPDEKRKIGFNPNVLSRLDESLFNLPLVDLLGGIPDFSSTRIKISKI
- a CDS encoding transglutaminase-like domain-containing protein, which gives rise to MKRYLLGIWLIFMVFAFATQALAAEATYLLKAKVKVGPISKAKLIEIWIPVPPDDDFQKVESLDVSAPMSFMVTKEPEYGNKFVYLRKEGPLPKGAEIIIRAKVVRKEVAPTPWPERLPVRYLLSDKLVPIESLASLSNEICKGKKTQEEKLRAIYDYVVSHMKYDKSGKGWGRGDAIWACSAKRGNCTDFHSLFTALARAQGIPVVFNMGLPIPPKGGVIKGYHCWLWAFPDGKLYGIDASEAAKHPEKKEYFYGHLCENRIRLTRGRDILLAPAQHGERLNFIYKAYMEVDLKPSKDIQTTYEVIRNP